The nucleotide window AAAGGTGGGGAACGGCTCGAACGTGATGGTGCCCTCGTGGCCGAGCTTGGCCCAGAGCTCCTCCGCGAGGTGCGGGGCGAGCGGGGAGACCATTTGTACCAGCGGGGTGACGGCGTCGCGCGGGGCGCCGGACGGGTAGGTCTTGGTCAGGTAGTTAACGTACTCGATCAGCTTCGCGGCGACGGTGTTCAGACGCAGTGCCTCGTAGTCCTCGCGCACGCCGGCGATGGTGCGGTGAAGCTGCTTGGCGTCGTCGGTGGTCAGATCCGCGTCGGTGACTGCGAGTTCGCCCGTTTCCTCGTTCAGTGCGAGGCGCCACAGGCGCTGCAGGAAGCGGTGCGCGCCGACAACGTCCTTCGTCGCCCAGGGGCGCGAGGTGTCCAACGGGCCCATCGACATCTCGTACACGCGCAGGGTGTCCGCGCCGTACGTGCTCACCACATCATCCGGCGCGACGGAGTTCTTCAGCGACTTGCCCATCTTGCCGTACTCGCGGTTGACCTCCTCGCCGCCATAGAAGTACTTGCCGTCGCGCTCTTCCACCTCGGCCGCCGGCACGTACACACCGCGGGAGTCGGTGTAGGCGTACGCCTGGATGTAGCCCTGGTTGTACAGGCGGCGGTACGGCTCCTGCGAGGTGACAAAACCAAGGTCATAGAGCACCTTGTGCCAGAAGCGGGCGTAGAGCAGGTGCAGCACCGCATGCTCCACACCGCCCACGTACAGGTCCACGCCACCCGGGTCGTTTGCGCCGTGCTCCTCGGGGCGCGGGCCCGTCCAGTAGCGCTCGTTTTCGATGTTGCAAAACTCGTCGTTGTTCGTCGGGTCAATGTAGCGCAGCTGGTACCAGGAGGAACCGGCCCACTGCGGCATCACGTTGGTGTCGCGGTAGTACTTCTGCGTGCCGTGGCCCAGATCCAGCTCCACCTCGACCCAGTCGGTGGCCTTCGCCAGCGGAGGAGCGGGCTCGGATTCGGCGTCGTCCGGGTCGAAAGCGACCGGGTTGTAGTCCTCAACCTGCGGCAGTTCCACCGGCAGCATGTCCTCCGGCAGGCCGTGCGCCTGGCCGTTCTCGTCGTACACAATCGGGAACGGCTCGCCCCAGTAGCGCTGGCGGGCAAACAGCCAGTCGCGCAGCTTGTACTGAATCTTCTCGGCGCCGTGGCCGCCGGCCACCAGCCAGTCAATCGCTCGCTCGATCGCCTCAGCCTTGCCCAAACCATTCAGGTCCAGGCCTTCGCTATTCGACGAATTAATGTGCGCGGCATCCCCAGTAAACGCAGCCTCGGAGACGTCGCCGTCCAGCACCGCCGTAATCGGCAGGCCGAAGACGGTGGCGAACTCGTAGTCGCGCTCGTCGTGCGCCGGCACCGCCATAATCGCACCCGTGCCGTAGCCGGTGAGCACGTAGTCCGCGATGAACACCGGCACCTGCTCGCCGTTGACCGGGTTGGTCGCGTACGCGCCCAAGAACACGCCGGTCTTTTCCTTGTTTTCCTGGCGCTCCACATCGGACTTCGCCGCAATCGAGCGCTTGTACGCGTCGACCGCCTTGCGCGGGGTCGCGGCGCCGTTGGTCCAGCGCGCGTCGGTGCCTTCCGGGTAAGCGTCGGCCATGAGCTCGTCGACAAGCTCATGCTCCGGAGCAAGCACCATGTAGGTGGCGCCGAAGAGGGTGTCCGGGCGGGTGGTGAAGACCTCGATCGGACCGGCGGCGGACTGGAAAGCAACCTGCGCGCCGCGCGAACGGCCGATCCAGTTGCGCTGCATCGAGATGACCTTTTCCGGCCAATCCAAAAGCTCAAGGTCGTCGAGCAGGCGGTCGGAGTAGGCGGTGATGCGCATCATCCACTGGCGCAGGCGCTTGCGAAAGACCGGGAAGTTGCCGCGCTCCGAACGCCCGTCCGCGGTGACCTCCTCGTTCGCCAGCACCGTGCCTAGGCCGGGGCACCAGTTCACCATGGATTCGGAGAGGTAGACCAGGCGGAACTCATCGATCGCCTTGTGTTTTTCCTCGGTGCTCAGCTCGCGGAAGTCGCGGCCGTCCTTGGTCTTACGCTCGCCGGTGAGCAGGTCGCGCACCAGCTCCTCGATCGGGCGGGCTTTCTGCTGCTCCTGGTCAAACCACGCGTTATAAATCTGCAGGAAGATCCACTGCGTCCACTTGTAAAACTCCGGGTCCGTCGTGGCCACCGAGCGTCGCGGGTCATGGCCCAGGCCCAGCATGGACAGCTGGCGGCGCATGTTGGCGATGTTTTGCTCAGTCGTGGTGCGCGGGTGCGTGCCCGTTTGAATCGCGTACTGCTCCGCCGGCAGACCGAATGCGTCATAACCCAGCGTGTGTAGCACGTTCTTGCCCAGCATGCGGTTGTAGCGCGCGTACACATCCGTCGCGATGTAGCTCAACGGGTGACCCACATGCAGGCCCGCGCCCGAGGGGTACGGGAACATGTCCTGCACGTTGAGCTTGTCGGCGGGCAGCTCCGTCTGGCTGTCTGACGCTTGCGGAGCAAGGTCACCCACCGGGTTCGGAGCGTTGAACGTGCCGTTCTCGCGCCAATAGCCCTGCCATTTGCCTTCGATATCGTTGGCCAGCTCAGCCGTGTAGCGGTGCGGGTTCGCCGGGGTCGCGGAGTTCGCTTCAGTCATGGTTAGACAGTCTAATAGGGCACCGTTTGTCACGGTCGCAGGGAGCTTTTGCTTATCGACGCCTCGTTCCCAGCGTCGAGGCGTCCATCTAACGCCCGAGCGACTGGGGGAGATATGGAAGGTGTGGGTCGTTACCGCCCACAGCACTCGTCCTCAGCATTCGTCCTCTACTGAAAGTGCATTGTTTTCATGTTCACCCGCAAACGTCTTGCCCCCGCCTGCATTGCAGTAGTCACCGCCAGCGCCGCCATCGTCGCACCTGCCGCTAACGCTGTCGAACTTCAGGTCGAAACCCGCAGCGGGCATTCCCTCAACGCCGTTGAGCTCAGCTCCGCGCTCATCCAGCCGTACAAGGACCTTTCGTCCCTCGGGTCGTCGGAATACTTCTTCCCCAGCCCGGAGAACCGCGCCCCTGGGAACCCGGGCCTGCTCTCGTCGACTTTGGGGAGCATCGTCAACCTCGTCCTGCCGTTCTACGCGCTCTTTGAACTCACTGGATCGTCCATTAAGTAGTCGCTCTAGCACTAGATCCACGAAGGCGACATTGTTCACATATCCGCGAAATCGCTGCGATAGATGAAACCTTCGGGCGATATTTAAAGCATGCTTTATGTATTGCTCGCGGTCGTGGCGATTGCTGCGGTCGGTTACTTCATTTACAAAAAGGTGCACGCGGCATCGGCAATCTTCGCCGTGGGCGTGCTGCTGCTCATGATCGCCGCGGCGACCGGCCGCGTGACCCTTTCTACTCAGGACATCGAGTCCAGCGGCAACGCGTTTTACGACGAGCTGCTGATCATCGAGTCCCTGTTCAAGTCCCGCTTCTCCGGCACCGGCATGGCGATCATGGTGCTCTTCGGCTTCGTCGGCTACATGCGCCACATCGGTGCTGACGCGAAGACCGTGGTTGCGCTATCCCAGCCGCTACGGCGCTTCGAAGGCTCGTACTGGCTGGTGCCCGTCGGGTTTGCGGTGGGCACGTTGTTGTCCTTGGTCGTGCCGTCGGCAAGCGCTCTGTCCCTGCTGCTAGTGGCGACCCTGATGCCTGCGCTGATCGCTGCTGGCCTGACTCCGCTGACGGTGGGCGCGATTGTGGTGACCTCCTCGACCATTGCGCCCTCGCCGCTCGAGGCTGGCCTGATTCAAGGTGCCGACCTGGTGGGGATGACGGTGACGGAGTTCACCTTCGGCAACGTGGCGTACGCGACGGTGCCGGCGCTGATTGTCGTCGCGTTCACGCACATGTGGTGGCAGCGGCGTTGCGATCTTCGCGATGTGGCGAAGGTGACCGCCGCGACCACTGCCGGAGAGGTGGAGGAAGCGAAGGAGAGCGAATCCGATAGGCGCATCCAGGAAGCCGTGGAACGCGCCCAGGGCCTGCCCGGGTTCTACGCACTGCTGCCGCTGCTGCCGCTTTTGCTCATCGTCATCTCCGCGATCCTGAACCGCATGGGCGTGGTGGGTTTCGAGGCCGACATTCTGCCGGTGACCGTGGTGTCGCTGATGGTGACCATGATCATCGAGGCGATCCGGCTGCGAAACGTCACAGAAGCGGTCGATGCGCTCCAGGACTTCTTCAAAGGTCTGGGCGAAGGTGCCGCCGGCGTGGTCTCGCTGATCGTCGCCGCGGCGATTCTGGTGGAGGGCATCACGCAGATGGGCGTGATCGACGCGCTGACCAATCTTGCGCAGGCGTCGTCGGGCGCGGCGGCGCTGATGGTGATCGTTTTCGTGCTGGCTACCGGCCTGATGGCGGTGCTCACCGGCTCCGGTGTGGCACCGTACTTCGCGTTCTCCGAGATGGTGCCGGGCCTGGCTGCAGAATCCGCTGTGCACGCGCCACAAATGCTCGCGTCCATTTGGTCCGCTTCGAATTTGATGCGTCAGGCCTCGCCAGTGAACGCCGCGGTGCTCATCGTCTCCGGCGCGCTGAAGATCAACCCGGTTGAACTGGTCCGACGCACGTTCGTGCCCATGCTCGTGGGCACGATCAGCGCAGTCATCTTCGCGTTCCTGTTGATCGGTTAAGCGCGTTGACTCGGGCGAGGGTTGATAACAGCGGGTTACCTTATGAGAGATATAAGAACTGTCACCGTCCCGAAGAACCTAGGAGACCCCATGCGCACCAACACCCGAGCTCGCCGCGTTGGCATTCTTGCCGCCGCCGTCACGCTGACCGCCACTTCGATTGCCGCCACCACCCCGGCAACGGCGGACGACACCGCTCCGACGTACACCGTGAAAGAGACGAAAAGCCCATTCGACGAGCATGCGGGTCCACTGTCGTCCAACACCTTCTTCTTCCCCAGGACTGAGCACCTCACCGAAGAAGAGAAAAAGACGATTGCCATCCAACCGTTATCATCCCGGTACCTGCTTTTCACCGGCCGCCTCGCGATGCTGCTCGCACCGATCGCGTGGCTGAGCTCGCTGGGACGCTAACTCCGTCTCACGGCAGCGAACTCGTCTAGCAGCTCGAGAACATCGGGGGAGCGCCAAGCCCTCCGCCGCCGATCCAACTGCCCACCAATAACGATGCCGTCGGCCTCGAGGCGCTCGAGTGCATTTCGGGCGGTTTCGACCGAGGCGTCGAACTCTTCAGCCACCACCGCAGCCGTGAGAATCGGGCGCTGCACAAGGAGGTCGAGCACCTGCCACGCGAGTGCGTCGGCACGTGCCGTAAGCTGGTGGGACCATTCGTCGCGCACGTCGACAAGCTCGTTCGCGAGCCATGTTCCGCGTTCGACGGCAGCCAGCGCGCTGCGGGCGAATAGCGCCACCACCGGCCCAACGTCCCCCTCCCGGTACGCGCTAAGCGTGTCAAAGTAGCCGACAGTATCGGAAAGCAACCCTACCGAGATCGGCAGCGCCGCAGAAGTAGTAATGCCGCGGGCACGCAGGATCACATGTATCAGCGCGCGGCCGGTGCGCCCGTTTCCGTCGGCAAACGGGTGGATGGTCTCAAACTGTGCATGCGCAACCGCCGCCTGCACCAAAGCCGGCAGGTCATCGCGCTGCATGAAGCGCTCGAGATCGCGCATTGCATCCGCCAGACGGGTGTGATGCGGAGGTACGAAATCCGCATCACCCGGGTGCAGATCGCTCCCGCCGATCCACACTTGCTGCTCACGGAACTTGCCCGCGATCTCCGGAGCAGACTCCTCCAGCAGCACGCGGTGCATCTCCAGTATCGACTCAAGCGATGGCACACCTAGATCCACCGCCTCCGCCATCTGCCGGGTATTGGCCGCAATGAGTCCAGCATTTCCGCTGGCGCGACCGGTCATCTCCGCTTCAAGCACCTTCCGCGCTGACGAGGTCAGCTGCTCAATCCGGCTCGAAGCGACAGATTCGCTGCGCAACAGCAGGGGAGTAAACGGCAGCAGGCGATGCGCCTCCGTCGCATCGAAGCGCACTACCTCAACGGTCGCCCGCTCCACCAAAGCAAGGGTTTCCTGGGACAATTCAAGGGGCAGTTCGCTTATCGACGCCACCTTCGCAGCGCCATACTCACGAGGTTGCGCCTTTGCAGCCCGGCGCGAGAGCGGCTGCGCGGACGGTTTCCACTGCAGCGTTTCGTACTGAATCCTGGGCCAGTTCATGTCCTCTACGTTAGCGGGAAAGCGAAAGTTCACGCCTTAAGTTTGATGTAGTCATCGCTTGACCAAACTTAAGGACTTATTTTTGGCCCATTAGTCTGAACACGAAACTTATGAGCGCCGGACTCAGTCCCCAGATCGCCCTCATCGCCCCTTGCTAGATCCGCAGGAAGTTGCGCAGCTGAGCAGCGAGTGCAGAGAGAACACCACCGAGGACCCCAATGATCTGGGAGATGATCGCGCCGACACCGGACAGGAACTTTGAACTCCCCGCAGTAGTAGTCGGTTCAGCCGGCGCGGACGAAGCAGACGGCGTGGACGAAGCGGGTGCGTCGGTGGTTGGGGTGGTCTTCGGCGCGCGGGCGGTGAGCCACTGATCCTCACCGATGGAGCGGTCCACAATACGGATCTCACCGATGCTGCCGAACCAGCCGTCTTCCATCTTGTCCTCCCACGCGGAGGTGCCGAGCAGCCACTTGTACTCCTCGCCCGCCATGCCGATTGGGCCGTAGCCGTCGCGAAGAATCGGGGAGCCGTCGACGTACATGGTTACCGACTTGTTCTTCGGGTCGTTTACCACTGCGACGTGCATCCACTCGCCCTTCGGCACCTCGTGGGTCCAGTTGGAGAAGCCCTTGCCGTTCTCACCGAGCGAGTACCAGCGCAGCTCGCGGAGGTTGGAAACGCCGAGCATCTGGATCGGGTCGCCATCCGGGTCCTTCGGGTTGAC belongs to Corynebacterium glaucum and includes:
- the leuS gene encoding leucine--tRNA ligase, with the translated sequence MTEANSATPANPHRYTAELANDIEGKWQGYWRENGTFNAPNPVGDLAPQASDSQTELPADKLNVQDMFPYPSGAGLHVGHPLSYIATDVYARYNRMLGKNVLHTLGYDAFGLPAEQYAIQTGTHPRTTTEQNIANMRRQLSMLGLGHDPRRSVATTDPEFYKWTQWIFLQIYNAWFDQEQQKARPIEELVRDLLTGERKTKDGRDFRELSTEEKHKAIDEFRLVYLSESMVNWCPGLGTVLANEEVTADGRSERGNFPVFRKRLRQWMMRITAYSDRLLDDLELLDWPEKVISMQRNWIGRSRGAQVAFQSAAGPIEVFTTRPDTLFGATYMVLAPEHELVDELMADAYPEGTDARWTNGAATPRKAVDAYKRSIAAKSDVERQENKEKTGVFLGAYATNPVNGEQVPVFIADYVLTGYGTGAIMAVPAHDERDYEFATVFGLPITAVLDGDVSEAAFTGDAAHINSSNSEGLDLNGLGKAEAIERAIDWLVAGGHGAEKIQYKLRDWLFARQRYWGEPFPIVYDENGQAHGLPEDMLPVELPQVEDYNPVAFDPDDAESEPAPPLAKATDWVEVELDLGHGTQKYYRDTNVMPQWAGSSWYQLRYIDPTNNDEFCNIENERYWTGPRPEEHGANDPGGVDLYVGGVEHAVLHLLYARFWHKVLYDLGFVTSQEPYRRLYNQGYIQAYAYTDSRGVYVPAAEVEERDGKYFYGGEEVNREYGKMGKSLKNSVAPDDVVSTYGADTLRVYEMSMGPLDTSRPWATKDVVGAHRFLQRLWRLALNEETGELAVTDADLTTDDAKQLHRTIAGVREDYEALRLNTVAAKLIEYVNYLTKTYPSGAPRDAVTPLVQMVSPLAPHLAEELWAKLGHEGTITFEPFPTFDEQLLVDDTVELPVQINGKVKARVDVPAEASQDEIEAVALADPRVAELTEGKTVVKTIVVPGRMVNLVVK
- a CDS encoding Fic family protein, which translates into the protein MNWPRIQYETLQWKPSAQPLSRRAAKAQPREYGAAKVASISELPLELSQETLALVERATVEVVRFDATEAHRLLPFTPLLLRSESVASSRIEQLTSSARKVLEAEMTGRASGNAGLIAANTRQMAEAVDLGVPSLESILEMHRVLLEESAPEIAGKFREQQVWIGGSDLHPGDADFVPPHHTRLADAMRDLERFMQRDDLPALVQAAVAHAQFETIHPFADGNGRTGRALIHVILRARGITTSAALPISVGLLSDTVGYFDTLSAYREGDVGPVVALFARSALAAVERGTWLANELVDVRDEWSHQLTARADALAWQVLDLLVQRPILTAAVVAEEFDASVETARNALERLEADGIVIGGQLDRRRRAWRSPDVLELLDEFAAVRRS
- the dcuC gene encoding C4-dicarboxylate transporter DcuC, producing the protein MLYVLLAVVAIAAVGYFIYKKVHAASAIFAVGVLLLMIAAATGRVTLSTQDIESSGNAFYDELLIIESLFKSRFSGTGMAIMVLFGFVGYMRHIGADAKTVVALSQPLRRFEGSYWLVPVGFAVGTLLSLVVPSASALSLLLVATLMPALIAAGLTPLTVGAIVVTSSTIAPSPLEAGLIQGADLVGMTVTEFTFGNVAYATVPALIVVAFTHMWWQRRCDLRDVAKVTAATTAGEVEEAKESESDRRIQEAVERAQGLPGFYALLPLLPLLLIVISAILNRMGVVGFEADILPVTVVSLMVTMIIEAIRLRNVTEAVDALQDFFKGLGEGAAGVVSLIVAAAILVEGITQMGVIDALTNLAQASSGAAALMVIVFVLATGLMAVLTGSGVAPYFAFSEMVPGLAAESAVHAPQMLASIWSASNLMRQASPVNAAVLIVSGALKINPVELVRRTFVPMLVGTISAVIFAFLLIG